From a region of the Triticum aestivum cultivar Chinese Spring chromosome 7D, IWGSC CS RefSeq v2.1, whole genome shotgun sequence genome:
- the LOC123167875 gene encoding uncharacterized protein, producing MAGGVEGEVRRKILALLKDAKASIQQIELLIGHTPKLDGPDAQRFGKRQREFEETEEEEEEEIPGEGCAGDWLDALNKEDLLEYVNGFDVGDTNQGSLVTQDADVGVRVEDASPMPLSFAHHGVHVLGGCPSTRTGCMYSNKLMLAGEEVLPEDAETQDGNEVLPEDTETDGGEVLPEDAETRDGNEVLPEDAQTDDGVELLLEDAQTDDGVELLLEDAQTDDDIELLPKDAQNDDGIELLLEDAQTEDGIELLTEDAQTDDGVELLPEDVETDDGEAALPEDGENDVSFVPDSMPGHGGDSLDESMMEEPVHVCMKQYKHA from the exons ATGGCCGGAGGAGTTGAGGGAGAGGTGAGGAGGAAGATTCTGGCTCTGTTGAAGGACGCAAAGGCGTCAATACAGCAAATTGAGTTGTTGATAGGCCACACACCCAAGTTGGACGGTCCAGATGCTCAACGATTCGGCAAGCGACAGCGGGAATTCGAAgaaacagaggaggaagaagaggaggagatccCTGGCGAGGGCTGCGCTGGAGACTGGCTGGACGCCCTCAATAAGGAGGACCTGCTCGAGTACGTCAACGGATTTGATGTCGGCGACACTAACCAAGGTTCGCTCGTGACCCAGGATGCCGATGTCGGCGTCCGTGTAGAAGATGCCTCGCCCATGCCGCTTAGTTTTGCTCATCACGGTGTCCATGTACTTGGCGGCTGCCCAAGTACACGAACAGGATGCATGTACAGTAACAAGCTCATGTTGGCCGGTGAAGAGGTGCTGCCCGAGGATGCCGAGACCCAGGACGGCAATGAGGTGCTGCCCGAGGACACCGAGACCGACGGCGGAGAGGTGCTGCCCGAGGACGCCGAGACCCGGGACGGCAATGAGGTGCTGCCCGAGGACGCCCAGACCGACGACGGCGTAGAGTTGCTGCTCGAGGACGCCCAGACCGACGACGGCGTAGAGTTGCTGCTCGAGGACGCCCAGACCGACGATGACATAGAGTTGCTGCCCAAGGACGCCCAGAATGACGACGGCATAGAGTTGCTGCTCGAGGACGCCCAGACCGAGGATGGCATCGAGTTGCTAACCGAGGACGCCCAGACCGACGACGGCGTAGAGTTGCTGCCCGAGGATGTCGAGACCGACGACGGTGAAGCGGCGCTGCCTGAGGATGGTGAGAATGATGTATCTTTCGTGCCTGACTCTATGCCCGGTCACGGTGGCGACTCGCTCGATGAATCGATGATGGAG GAACCAGTACATGTATGCATGAAGCAGTACAAGCATGCATGA
- the LOC101290577 gene encoding ABC transporter G family member 44 produces the protein MDTGEAAFGVASLRLGSSYRERGGGDVFSRASSARAGDDDDEEALMWAALERLPTHARVRKGIVVGDDGGGGGGGGGFVDVAGLGFQERTRLLDRLVRVAEEDHERFLLKLKQRIDRVGIDFPTIEVRYDHLNIEALAHVGNRGLPTFINTTLNSLETLANFLRIIPNKKIPINILHDVNGIIKPKRMTLLLGPPGSGKTTLLLALAGKLGSDLKVSGKVTYNGHGMNEFVAQRSAAYISQHDLHIAEMTVRETLAFSARCQGVGSRYDMLTELSRREKAANIKPDPDLDVYMKAISVGGQDTNIITDYILKILGLDICADTMVGDDMLRGISGGQRKRVTTGEMMVGAERALFMDEISTGLDSSTTYQIVKSLGLITNILSGTTVISLLQPAPETYNLFDDIILLSDGHIVYQGPREHVLEFFESMGFKCPDRKGVADFLQEVTSRKDQPQYWARSDRRYQYVPVKEFARAFQAFHAGQSLSAELSRPFDRSQCHPASLTTSTYGASKTELLRACIEREWLLMKRNMFVYRFRAFQLLVMTVIVMTLFLRTNMHHRTVNDGIVYLGALFFAIVAHMFNGFSELALATIKLPVFFKQRDYLFFPAWAYAIPTWILKIPISCVEVAITVFLGYYVIGFDPDVGRLFKQYLLLLFVNQMAAGLFRFIAALGRTMVVANTLASFALLVLLVLSGFVLSHHDVKKWWIWGYWMSPLQYAMSAIAVNEFLGDKWQRVLQGSNRTLGIDVLKSRGFFTEAKWYWIGVGALLGYVIVFNILFTLALSYLKPLGKSQQILSEDALKEKHANITGETPDDSISAAAGNINSSRRNSAAPEDSGRRGMVLPFAPLAVAFNNMRYSVDMPAEMKAQGVDEDRLLLLKGVSGSFKPGVLTALMGVSGAGKTTLMDVLAGRKTGGYIEGDISISGYPKKQETFARISGYCEQNDIHSPNVTVYESLVYSAWLRLPSDVESETRKMFIEQVMELVELNSLRDALVGLPGVNGLSTEQRKRLTIAVELVANPSIIFMDEPTSGLDARAAAIVMRTVRNTVDTGRTVVCTIHQPSIDIFEAFDELFLMKRGGEEIYVGPLGHQSCDLIQYFEGIERVSKIKPGYNPATWMLEVTSQAQEDILGVSFAEVYKNSDLYQRNQSVIRDISRAPAGSKDLYFPTQYSQSSITQCMACLWKQHLSYWRNPQYTVVRFFFSLVVALMFGTIFWQLGGKRSRTQDLFNAMGSMYAAVLFMGISYSSSVQPVVAVERTVFYRERAAGMYSALPYAFGQVVVELPYVLVQSLAYGVIVYAMIGFQWDVKKFCWYLYFMYFTLLYFTYYGMLAVGLTPSYNIASIVSSFFYGVWNLFSGFVISRPTMPVWWRWYSWVCPVSWTLYGLVASQFGDLTEPLQDSGVPINAFLKSFFGFEHDFLGVVAVVTAGFAVLFAVAFGLSIKVLNFQRR, from the exons ATGGACACGGGGGAGGCGGCGTTCGGGGTGGCGAGCCTGCGGCTGGGCTCCTCGTAccgggagcgcggcggcggcgacgtcttCTCCCGGGCGTCGTCCGCGAGGGCgggcgacgatgacgacgaggaggcgctCATGTGGGCGGCGCTCGAGCGGCTGCCCACGCACGCCCGCGTCCGCAAGGGCATCGTCGtcggggacgacggcggcggcggcggcggcggtggcgggttcGTCGACGTCGCCGGCCTCGGGTTCCAGGAGCGGACGCGCCTGCTCGACCGGCTCGTGCGCGTCGCCGAGGAGGACCACGAGCGCTTCTTGCTCAAGCTCAAGCAGAGGATAGACAG AGTTGGGATCGACTTTCCGACGATCGAAGTGCGATACGATCACCTCAACATCGAGGCGCTGGCACATGTGGGGAACAGAGGCttgcccaccttcatcaacaccacTCTGAATTCTCTAGAG ACATTAGCCAATTTTCTTCGCATAATTCCCAACAAGAAGATACCCATCAACATCCTGCACGATGTCAACGGAATTATCAAGCCAAAGAG GATGACGTTACTATTAGGGCCACCAGGATCTGGGAAGACTACACTGCTTCTTGCTCTGGCAGGGAAACTAGGCTCTGATCTAAAG GTTTCAGGAAAAGTGACATACAATGGGCATGGAATgaatgagtttgtggctcagagaTCAGCAGCTTACATATCCCAACACGACCTTCACATTGCCGAGATGACGGTACGGGAAACCTTGGCCTTCTCAGCCAGATGCCAAGGGGTTGGAAGTAGATACG ACATGCTAACTGAGCTATCAAGAAGGGAGAAGGCTGCAAATATCAAACCAGACCCAGATCTCGATGTCTACATGAAGGCAATATCAGTGGGCGGTCAGGATACAAATATCATAACTGATTATATCCTCAAG ATTTTAGGGCTTGACATTTGCGCTGACACCATGGTCGGAGATGATATGCTGAGAGGAATCTCAGGGGGGCAACGCAAACGTGTCACAACTG GTGAGATGATGGTCGGAGCGGAAAGAGCACTGTTCATGGATGAAATCTCCACTGGACTGGATAGCTCTACCACATACCAGATAGTGAAATCACTTGGGCTAATCACCAACATCCTCAGTGGCACAACTGTCATTTCCTTGTTGCAACCTGCACCAGAAACATATAATTTGTTTGATGACATAATCCTCTTGTCGGATGGTCACATTGTGTATCAAGGGCCACGTGAACATGTGCTTGAATTCTTCGAATCCATGGGCTTCAAATGTCCCGACCGGAAAGGCGTCGCTGACTTTTTGCAAGAA GTGACATCAAGGAAAGATCAGCCACAATACTGGGCAAGGAGTGACCGGAGATACCAATACGTCCCAGTCAAGGAGTTTGCCCGTGCGTTCCAGGCATTTCATGCTGGGCAGAGTTTATCTGCGGAGCTCTCTCGCCCTTTCGACAGGAGCCAGTGCCACCCTGCTTCACTGACGACCTCGACGTACGGCGCCAGCAAGACAGAGCTGCTGCGTGCGTGCatcgagagggagtggttgctcatgaaaAGGAATATGTTTGTCTACCGCTTCCGGGCTTTTCAG CTTCTGGTGATGACAGTAATCGTGATGACACTGTTTCTGCGCACAAACATGCACCATCGTACAGTTAACGACGGCATTGTCTACCTGGGTGCTCTGTTCTTCGCTATAGTTGCCCACATGTTCAACGGTTTCTCTGAGCTAGCTTTGGCCACCATAAAATTGCCGGTCTTCTTCAAGCAAAGAGATTACCTCTTCTTCCCTGCATGGGCTTACGCCATACCAACTTGGATCCTCAAGATACCGATATCTTGCGTCGAGGTCGCCATCACAGTATTCTTGGGTTACTACGTCATTGGGTTCGATCCAGATGTTGGAAG GTTGTTCAAGCAGTACTTGCTGCTGTTGTTTGTCAACCAGATGGCTGCAGGATTGTTCAGGTTTATTGCAGCATTGGGCAGGACCATGGTTGTTGCAAATACGCTGGCGTCCTTTGCACTTCTTGTGCTGCTCGTGCTCAGTGGATTCGTCTTGTCGCATC ATGATGTTAAGAAATGGTGGATCTGGGGATACTGGATGTCACCTCTTCAGTATGCCATGAGCGCCATTGCTGTAAACGAGTTCCTTGGGGACAAATGGCAACGG GTTCTCCAGGGGTCCAACAGAACTCTAGGAATAGATGTGCTCAAGTCCAGGGGCTTTTTCACTGAGGCAAAATGGTATTGGATTGGCGTTGGGGCACTCCTGGGATACGTCATCGTGTTCAACATCCTCTTCACCCTCGCTCTAAGCTACCTTAAAC CGTTGGGGAAATCTCAGCAAATTCTTTCAGAGGATGCACTGAAGGAGAAGCATGCCAATATCACCGGCGAAACTCCTGATGACTCTATCTCTGCGGCTGCAG GGAACATCAACAGCTCAAGGAGAAATTCTGCCGCCCCAGAAGACAGTGGTAGGAGGGGAATGGTCCTGCCTTTTGCGCCGCTTGCTGTTGCCTTCAACAACATGAGATATTCTGTTGACATGCCTGCG GAAATGAAAGCACAAGGTGTTGATGAAGATAGGCTGCTTCTGCTGAAGGGAGTCAGTGGCAGTTTCAAGCCGGGAGTCCTGACAGCGCTGATGGGGGTCAGCGGCGCCGGCAAGACCACGCTGATGGATGTGTTGGCTGGCAGAAAGACTGGAGGCTACATTGAAGGCGACATCTCAATCTCTGGCTACCCGAAGAAGCAGGAGACCTTTGCTCGTATCTCGGGTTACTGTGAGCAGAATGACATCCACTCACCAAATGTGACCGTGTATGAGTCCCTGGTCTACTCCGCATGGCTCAGACTGCCTTCCGATGTCGAGTCGGAAACAAGAAAG ATGTTCATAGAGCAAGTGATGGAGCTGGTAGAACTGAATTCACTGAGGGATGCGCTTGTTGGACTACCTGGAGTGAACGGCCTGTCAACGGAGCAGAGGAAGAGGCTGACGATCGCCGTCGAGCTTGTCGCTAACCCCTCTATAATATTCATGGATGAGCCTACCTCCGGCCTTGATGCCAGGGCCGCGGCTATTGTCATGAGGACGGTGAGGAACACCGTCGACACGGGCAGGACAGTTGTTTGCACCATCCATCAGCCCAGCATTGACATTTTCGAAGCCTTCGATGAG CTGTTCCTGATGAAGAGAGGAGGGGAGGAGATATATGTGGGCCCTCTAGGGCACCAGTCGTGTGATCTCATCCAATACTTTGAG GGAATCGAACGGGTCAGCAAGATCAAACCTGGGTACAATCCGGCAACTTGGATGCTGGAAGTGACATCACAGGCACAAGAAGACATACTAGGTGTTAGTTTCGCAGAAGTCTACAAGAACTCAGACCTGTACCA GAGAAACCAGAGCGTGATCAGGGACATAAGCAGGGCCCCTGCTGGCTCCAAGGATCTCTACTTCCCGACGCAGTACTCGCAGAGCTCCATCACCCAATGCATGGCGTGTCTGTGGAAGCAGCACCTGTCCTACTGGAGGAACCCTCAGTACACCGTGGTccgcttcttcttctccctcgtcgTCGCGCTCATGTTCGGCACCATATTCTGGCAACTTGGGGGCAAGAGGTCGAGGACGCAGGACCTGTTCAACGCGATGGGGTCCATGTACGCGGCCGTGCTCTTCATGGGGATCTCCTACTCGTCGTCGGTGCAGcccgtggtggcggtggagcggacGGTGTTCTACCGGGAGCGGGCGGCCGGGATGTACTCGGCGCTGCCATACGCGTTCGGACAGGTGGTGGTGGAGCTCCCCTACGTGCTGGTGCAGTCGCTGGCGTACGGGGTGATCGTCTACGCCATGATCGGCTTCCAGTGGGACGTCAAGAAGTTCTGCTGGTACCTCTACTTCATGTACTTCACGCTGCTCTACTTCACCTACTATGGCATGCTCGCCGTGGGGCTCACCCCCAGCTACAACATCGCCTCCATCGTCTCGTCCTTCTTCTACGGCGTGTGGAACCTCTTCTCGGGCTTCGTCATCTCGCGGCCAACAATGCCCGTGTGGTGGAGGTGGTACTCGTGGGTGTGCCCGGTGTCATGGACGCTCTATGGGCTGGTGGCCTCACAGTTCGGTGACCTCACGGAACCCCTCCAGGACAGCGGCGTGCCCATCAACGCCTTCCTCAAGAGCTTCTTCGGATTCGAGCACGACTTCCTGGGCGTCGTCGCCGTCGTCACGGCCGGGTTCGCCGTCCTGTTCGCTGTCGCCTTTGGTCTCTCCATCAAGGTGCTCAACTTCCAGAGAAGGTGA